AAACATTATATGCAATGGATATAAGAAACGGATAACCAAGTTAAAAACACTTTTCATCACAAATCGAACTAAATAACAAAAGAAATACCTTTCGTCCAAAGCGACCTGAACGACCAATCCTGTGGATGTAAAGCTCTCGATTATTTGGAAGGTCATAATTTATCACCAGGGACACCTGAAACCAGCAAGTAAACTTTAGCAAAATAGGTAAGGAAATTTATCACGACTTCTGAAAGTTCAAAAACCACAATGCTTTTCATTACAACACTTATTTCCCCCTTGGATTAAGGAAGCATGTCGATCAAGGAAACATGATACACACTTAATTCTAGCATAACCACGACCTCAAGGCATTTTGTGCACAAACCAACCAGGAAGTAGAACCATGCCTTGAGGTTCCACTACTACTACTATATATAAACCACACTCTGAAACCCCACTATACTTGCATCAAGCTACATTTTCTGTTCTGGAGAAAAAGAAATTTAACATTTACTCAACTAAAAAGCATGTAACTAGCAAAATACATGAAAAAAATGGCAGGCATATTAATCTCCCGAGACTTGCCTGTTGAACATCGAGCCCCCTGGCCCAAACATCTGTTGTGATAAGAACACGGGTTGCACCATCACGAAACTCAGCCATAATCACATCTCTTTCCTTCTGAGGCATATCTCCATGCATTGATGATACTGTGAAGTTATTGCTACGCATCTTCTCAGTTAGCCAATCAACCTATCACAAAAGCAAAAATCACACAGGCAGACCTCAATACAATAGCATGTACAAAAACTAGTATAATTAGGAACACGGTTAGAGAGGTTCCTGTTCCAATGTTGAAAAGCAAAGGCATTATGCATGTCTATAAGACTCGGAAGAGACCTTTCGTTTTGTATTGCAGAAAATCACAGCTTGGGTGATGGTCAATGTATCATAAAGATCACATAGTGTATCGAACTTCCACTCCTCTCTTTCAACTGCCACAAAAAATTGTTTAATACCCTGTAACAATGAAAAAAGAACAAAAGCTTGCATCAAATCCCAAAGTATTAGTTGCAGATATTCCGCTAGCATAATAGCTTTTGATTACCTCCAGAGTCAACTCATCACGCTTCACGAGGATCCTTATAGGATCAGTCATAAATTTACTCGTCATTTCCAAGATCTCATGAGGAAGTGTAGCAGATATTAAACAAACCTACAGTAATTCATTAATTTAAAGCCAATAACAAACTAGATAAGGAGAAACAATGCAACAGAATTGTGCCTGCCTATACTGCAAATGCCAGAATGTTGCAAGATAACAGCAGCAAGACAAATAAAAAAGGACCACGCCAACTCAAATTCAATTCAAGAATTTCAATATCAAGCATGAAACAGTAAGCAACAAAGACTTGTCGAACCAAGAACTCCACAACTGTTATAGGACTTTCCAGGTTTGGGATTCTCACTTTTTTGAAAGGATAGGAAGAGAACTCATAACAAAGAATAGAGCAAAGTTGGAGGAAAAGGCAAGATGAGAAAGTGACGGAAGAACCTGAAGCTCTGGCGGAAGATGCCTGTAGACATCATAAATTTGATCTTTGAACCCTCTGCTCAACATCTCGTCAGATTCATCAAGAATCAATAGTTTAATAGCCCTAGTACGTAGGGTTCTCCTCTTTATCATATCACAGACTCGCCCAGGTGTTCCCGACACAACATGAACTCCGTTTTCTAGCTTCCTTATATCTTCACCGACACTTTTACCTCCAATACACG
This window of the Gossypium arboreum isolate Shixiya-1 chromosome 12, ASM2569848v2, whole genome shotgun sequence genome carries:
- the LOC108476621 gene encoding eukaryotic initiation factor 4A-3, which translates into the protein MAAAATTSRVARRMGADDDKLVFETTEGIEPILSFDQMGLKDDLLRGIYNYGFEKPSAIQQRAVMPIINGRDVIAQAQSGTGKTSMIALTVCQVVDTASREVQALILSPTRELASQTEKVIRTIGDFMNIQAHACIGGKSVGEDIRKLENGVHVVSGTPGRVCDMIKRRTLRTRAIKLLILDESDEMLSRGFKDQIYDVYRHLPPELQVCLISATLPHEILEMTSKFMTDPIRILVKRDELTLEGIKQFFVAVEREEWKFDTLCDLYDTLTITQAVIFCNTKRKVDWLTEKMRSNNFTVSSMHGDMPQKERDVIMAEFRDGATRVLITTDVWARGLDVQQVSLVINYDLPNNRELYIHRIGRSGRFGRKGVAINFVKSDDIKILRDIEQYYSTQIDEMPMNVADLI